From Cercospora beticola chromosome 6, complete sequence, a single genomic window includes:
- a CDS encoding uncharacterized protein (antiSMASH:Cluster_1), translated as MAARIPAVFNLILLTTATFVSLPFDTSSSEFGERAVPGCCPSAVHFTLLQLGQTLITVAHAYYVTLFTGERLMDELQSTPLAIRALMVLLNEVAIILFWFRGAPYNLAKMPIVVATSTGLLHRSGRQMAWTLTQLGFI; from the exons ATGGCTGCTCGCATTCCGGCCGTCTTCAACCTCATCCTGCTCACCACAGCTACCTTTGTGAG CTTGCCATTCGACACTTCATCCTCTGAATTCGGCGAGAGAGCAGTCCCTGGCTGTTGCCCAAGCGCTGTCCACTTCACTCTACTCCAGCTGGGCCAGACCCTCATCACTGTAGCTCATGCCTACTACGTCACACTGTTTACCGGCGAGAGGCTTATGGACGAACTCCAGTCCACTCCACTTGCCATTCGCGCGCTCATGGTACTCCTCAACGAAGTTGcgatcatcctcttctggTTCCGTGGAGCTCCCTACAACCTCGCCAAGATGcccatcgtcgtcgctacCTCCACTGGTCTTCTCCATCGCAGTGGCCGTCAGATGGCTTGGACGCTCACGCAATTGGGCTTCATCTGA